In Stutzerimonas stutzeri, a genomic segment contains:
- a CDS encoding enoyl-CoA hydratase/isomerase family protein codes for MTQAEAPVLIEVRNRVGYLTLNRPAGLNAVTLPMVRSLHRQLQDWSDDQAVVAVILRAAGEKAFCAGGDIRSLYDSYQNGGDLHRLFFEEEYALDQYIHAYSKPLLALMNGFVLGGGMGLAQGASLRVISERTRMGMPEVGIGYFPDVGGSYFLPRLPGNLGIYMGLTGNHIDSANALYAGLADYCVRHEHFAELEQRLDEQDWSAPPVQALANLLVSMGCTELPDASFKTLFPAIEKHFGHDNVAAIRESLAGENRPEYRDWAAETLKIIDSRSPLSLSVTLEMLRRGRTLSLAECFRMELHLDRQWFDRGDIIEGVRALIVDKDKTPRWNPPTLTEVAPQRVADFFAGV; via the coding sequence ATGACCCAGGCAGAAGCGCCGGTATTGATCGAGGTTCGTAATCGCGTCGGCTACCTCACCCTCAACCGTCCGGCCGGGCTGAACGCCGTAACCCTGCCGATGGTCCGCAGCCTTCATCGTCAATTGCAGGACTGGTCCGACGATCAAGCCGTGGTCGCCGTAATATTGCGCGCCGCCGGCGAAAAAGCCTTTTGCGCCGGCGGCGACATCCGCTCGCTATACGACAGCTACCAGAACGGCGGTGACCTTCACCGCCTCTTCTTCGAGGAAGAGTACGCGCTGGATCAGTACATCCACGCCTACAGCAAGCCGCTGCTGGCACTGATGAACGGCTTCGTGCTCGGCGGTGGCATGGGGCTGGCGCAGGGCGCGTCGCTGCGGGTGATTTCCGAGCGCACGCGCATGGGCATGCCGGAAGTCGGCATCGGTTATTTTCCGGATGTCGGCGGCAGCTATTTCCTGCCGCGCCTGCCTGGCAACCTCGGCATCTACATGGGGCTGACCGGCAACCATATCGATTCGGCCAATGCGCTCTATGCCGGACTAGCCGATTACTGCGTGCGCCATGAACACTTCGCTGAACTGGAACAGCGACTGGATGAGCAAGACTGGAGCGCCCCCCCGGTGCAGGCGCTAGCCAATCTGCTGGTATCGATGGGTTGCACCGAATTGCCGGATGCCTCGTTCAAAACGCTTTTCCCGGCCATAGAAAAACACTTCGGTCATGACAACGTCGCGGCGATCCGCGAATCGCTGGCGGGTGAAAACCGTCCGGAATATCGCGACTGGGCGGCCGAGACGCTCAAAATCATCGACAGCCGCTCGCCCCTTTCGCTCAGCGTCACGCTGGAAATGCTCCGCCGCGGGCGCACGCTGTCGCTGGCCGAATGCTTTCGCATGGAGCTGCATCTGGACCGTCAATGGTTCGATCGGGGCGACATAATCGAAGGCGTTCGCGCATTGATCGTCGACAAGGACAAGACCCCGCGCTGGAACCCGCCTACGCTGACTGAGGTGGCTCCGCAGCGGGTTGCCGATTTCTTCGCGGGCGTCTGA
- the mmsB gene encoding 3-hydroxyisobutyrate dehydrogenase: MHIGFLGLGNMGGPMAHNLLKAGHQVCVFDLSAAAVSNLVEGGAKEATSLAAVAQAGVEMIITMLPAATHVKQVYLGEDGLLAHVPADVLLIDSSTIDPMSAREVAAAAAKKGNPMLDAPVSGGTVGAAAGTLTFMVGGNEADFQKAQPILATMGKNIVHCGGSGNGQVAKVANNLLLGISMIGAAEAMSLGVALGMDPKVLAGVINSSSGRCWSSEIYNPFPGVVENSPASRDYSGGFGTDLMLKDLGLASEAAKQVRQPVILGALAQQLYQAFSMQGNGTLDFSAIIKLYRQEH; this comes from the coding sequence ATGCATATCGGTTTTCTCGGACTCGGCAACATGGGCGGGCCCATGGCCCATAACCTGCTCAAGGCCGGTCATCAGGTCTGTGTATTCGACCTTTCCGCCGCGGCGGTCTCCAACCTGGTGGAGGGTGGCGCGAAGGAAGCCACCTCTCTCGCCGCCGTCGCTCAGGCCGGCGTAGAGATGATCATCACCATGCTCCCAGCGGCCACCCACGTGAAGCAGGTCTATCTCGGCGAGGACGGCTTGCTCGCTCACGTGCCGGCCGACGTGCTGCTCATCGACTCGTCCACCATCGATCCGATGAGTGCCCGCGAAGTCGCCGCCGCTGCGGCAAAGAAGGGCAACCCGATGCTCGACGCCCCTGTCTCCGGCGGTACCGTCGGCGCGGCAGCCGGCACCTTGACCTTTATGGTCGGCGGCAACGAGGCGGACTTTCAGAAAGCTCAGCCGATTCTCGCGACGATGGGCAAGAACATCGTCCACTGCGGCGGCAGCGGAAATGGGCAGGTGGCCAAGGTCGCCAACAATCTGCTACTCGGCATTTCCATGATAGGCGCTGCCGAGGCCATGTCGCTGGGCGTCGCGCTGGGGATGGACCCCAAGGTTCTGGCCGGCGTGATCAACTCGTCCAGCGGACGCTGCTGGAGTTCCGAAATTTACAATCCGTTCCCCGGGGTGGTGGAAAACAGCCCGGCCTCTCGCGACTACAGCGGCGGCTTCGGCACCGACCTGATGCTCAAGGATCTGGGCCTTGCCAGTGAAGCGGCCAAACAGGTGCGCCAGCCGGTTATCCTCGGTGCTCTCGCGCAGCAGCTGTACCAGGCCTTCAGCATGCAGGGCAACGGTACGCTGGACTTCTCCGCGATCATCAAACTCTACCGTCAGGAGCATTGA
- a CDS encoding CoA-acylating methylmalonate-semialdehyde dehydrogenase, whose translation MTQSSAIPTVKLLIGGELVESSTREWRDIINPATQEVLARVPFATESEMNAAVASAKEAFKTWRKTPIGTRSRIFLKYQQLIRENMKELAAILTAEQGKTLPDAEGDVFRGLEVVEHAAGIGNLQLGELANNVANGVDTFTLLQPLGVCAGITPFNFPAMIPLWMFPMAIATGNTFVLKPSEQDPMVTMRLAELALEAGVPPGVLNIIHGGADAVNMICDHPDIKAVSFVGSTKVGTHVYNRASQAGKRVQCMMGAKNHGIILPDAHKEQTLNNLLGAAFGAAGQRCMALSVLILVGEARNWLPDLVAKAKTLKVNAGAENDTDLGPVVSCAALDRISSLIERGVSEGAELVLDGRNPQIAGYEKGNFVAPTIFSGVKPEMSIYREEIFGPVLCVMQVDTLDEAIELINANPNGNGTALFTRSGAAARHFQEEIDVGQVGINVPIPVPVPMFSFTGSRASKLGDLGPYGKQVVQFYTQTKTVIQRWFDESEVGGPVNTTINLK comes from the coding sequence ATGACCCAGTCAAGTGCCATCCCCACAGTCAAACTCCTGATCGGCGGTGAGCTGGTCGAGTCCTCCACCCGCGAGTGGCGGGACATCATCAACCCGGCGACTCAGGAAGTACTGGCCCGCGTACCGTTCGCCACTGAATCAGAAATGAACGCCGCTGTCGCCAGCGCCAAGGAAGCCTTCAAAACGTGGCGCAAAACGCCCATCGGCACGCGCTCCCGGATCTTCCTCAAATACCAGCAGCTGATTCGGGAAAACATGAAAGAGCTGGCCGCGATCCTCACCGCCGAACAGGGCAAGACCCTGCCTGACGCCGAGGGCGACGTGTTCCGCGGCCTGGAAGTGGTGGAACACGCTGCCGGGATTGGCAATCTGCAGCTGGGCGAACTGGCCAACAACGTCGCCAACGGTGTCGACACCTTTACCCTGCTGCAGCCGCTGGGCGTGTGCGCGGGTATCACGCCGTTCAACTTCCCGGCGATGATTCCGCTGTGGATGTTCCCGATGGCCATCGCCACCGGCAATACCTTCGTTCTCAAGCCGTCCGAACAGGATCCGATGGTGACCATGCGGCTGGCCGAACTGGCGCTGGAAGCCGGCGTACCGCCGGGTGTGCTCAACATCATCCATGGCGGCGCCGATGCAGTGAACATGATCTGCGACCACCCGGATATCAAAGCCGTCTCTTTCGTCGGCTCGACCAAAGTCGGCACTCATGTCTACAACCGCGCCAGCCAGGCCGGCAAGCGCGTGCAGTGCATGATGGGCGCAAAGAACCACGGCATCATCCTGCCCGACGCGCACAAGGAGCAGACGCTCAATAACCTTCTTGGTGCAGCGTTCGGCGCGGCGGGTCAACGTTGCATGGCATTGTCGGTGCTGATCCTGGTCGGCGAGGCGCGGAACTGGTTGCCGGATCTGGTGGCCAAGGCCAAGACGCTGAAAGTCAACGCGGGTGCCGAAAACGATACCGATCTCGGTCCGGTTGTCTCTTGCGCAGCGCTTGATCGCATCAGCTCGCTGATCGAACGCGGCGTTTCGGAAGGTGCCGAGTTGGTACTCGACGGGCGCAATCCACAGATCGCCGGTTACGAAAAAGGCAACTTCGTTGCGCCGACTATCTTCTCCGGCGTGAAGCCTGAGATGAGTATCTACCGCGAAGAAATCTTCGGCCCGGTGCTCTGTGTGATGCAGGTCGATACCCTCGACGAGGCCATCGAGCTGATCAATGCCAACCCCAACGGCAACGGTACCGCCCTCTTCACCCGCTCCGGCGCGGCGGCGCGGCACTTCCAGGAAGAAATCGACGTGGGCCAAGTCGGCATCAACGTGCCGATTCCGGTGCCGGTGCCCATGTTCTCCTTTACCGGCTCGCGTGCCTCGAAGCTTGGCGACCTCGGTCCGTACGGCAAACAGGTGGTTCAGTTCTACACTCAGACCAAGACCGTCATCCAGCGTTGGTTCGACGAGAGCGAAGTAGGCGGGCCGGTTAACACCACTATCAATCTCAAGTAA
- a CDS encoding HWE histidine kinase domain-containing protein, whose product MLSTDSPGVKQVVDRPDCPLPFDEALLDTLPIGVCTLDADGAVLRYNRVAGQLCGSGLRKYGQLRNLRPDGGALTFADTPLADTIRTGRTSRDITLLIERFDEEPLPVLANIQAVRSDTGQITGAVICFQGNTPSRQCNADRRRSVEWLSAIVENTPECVKVVDQDGTLVQMNPAGLRMLDAKTSSDVEGLSVFDLIVPEHRQYWREQHRRVCEGEKLNWEFDITSLSGIRRHMETHAVPMAMPGLPGGFVQLAVTRDITDRKRLEAATREAERRLTDLLDALPSAVYTTDANGKVTYFNQACVKLAGRVPAIGTDEWCITWRLYWPDGTPMPHATCPMAIALTENRAIHGAEAVAERPDGTRVPFLAYPAPLRNEADELIGAVNMLVDITERKVAENHRQLLLNELNHRVKNTLATVQSIAAQSFRRNEISEGYRWFEGRLIALSKAHDVLSRENWQAASLNDIIDQAAAAFQAPGQQRFVIEGPPQRLRPKAALALAMAIHELCTNAAKFGALSNDKGCVRIHWEIPPCSTGECVNLHWKESGGPPVSPPVRKGFGSRLLEYGLADELDADVRLAYPVDGAACDIEVPLP is encoded by the coding sequence ATGTTGAGTACAGATAGTCCCGGCGTGAAACAGGTCGTCGACCGACCCGATTGCCCGTTGCCCTTCGATGAAGCGCTACTGGACACGCTGCCGATCGGTGTCTGCACGCTTGATGCCGATGGTGCGGTGCTGCGTTACAACCGAGTCGCCGGTCAGCTGTGCGGTAGCGGCCTACGGAAGTACGGACAGCTTCGTAACTTGCGTCCGGATGGAGGTGCGCTGACATTCGCCGATACGCCGCTGGCGGATACGATCCGTACAGGGCGTACCAGCCGGGACATTACTTTGCTGATCGAACGGTTCGATGAAGAGCCGCTACCGGTCCTCGCCAATATTCAGGCAGTGCGCAGCGATACCGGGCAGATCACCGGGGCGGTCATCTGTTTCCAGGGCAATACACCGTCCCGGCAGTGCAATGCCGACCGTCGACGCAGCGTCGAATGGCTGAGCGCTATCGTCGAAAATACCCCTGAGTGCGTGAAGGTAGTCGATCAGGACGGGACGCTGGTACAGATGAACCCGGCAGGGTTGCGCATGCTGGACGCGAAAACCTCATCCGATGTGGAGGGGCTCAGCGTCTTCGATCTGATCGTACCGGAGCACCGTCAATACTGGCGGGAGCAGCACCGGCGTGTTTGTGAAGGCGAGAAGCTCAACTGGGAATTCGATATCACCAGCCTGAGCGGTATCCGTCGGCACATGGAGACCCATGCCGTTCCCATGGCCATGCCTGGCCTTCCGGGCGGTTTCGTGCAACTGGCGGTGACGCGCGATATCACCGATCGCAAGCGTCTGGAGGCGGCGACCCGCGAGGCGGAGCGTCGGCTGACCGATCTTCTCGATGCGCTGCCCAGCGCCGTCTATACCACAGACGCGAACGGCAAGGTCACGTACTTCAACCAGGCCTGCGTAAAGCTGGCGGGACGCGTTCCGGCTATCGGCACCGACGAATGGTGTATTACCTGGCGGCTGTATTGGCCAGACGGCACGCCGATGCCCCACGCGACCTGTCCGATGGCCATTGCGCTCACCGAGAACCGAGCCATTCATGGTGCCGAGGCGGTGGCCGAGCGACCGGATGGAACCCGGGTTCCGTTCCTGGCGTACCCTGCACCGTTACGTAACGAGGCTGACGAGCTGATCGGCGCGGTGAACATGCTGGTGGACATCACGGAGCGCAAGGTCGCCGAGAATCATCGTCAGTTGTTGCTCAACGAATTGAATCATCGGGTCAAGAACACCCTGGCAACCGTACAGTCGATTGCCGCGCAAAGCTTTCGTCGGAACGAGATCAGCGAAGGCTATCGCTGGTTCGAAGGGCGGCTGATCGCGCTGTCCAAGGCGCATGACGTGCTCTCAAGGGAGAATTGGCAGGCGGCCAGCCTGAACGACATCATTGATCAGGCGGCGGCGGCATTTCAGGCTCCCGGTCAGCAGCGCTTCGTCATCGAGGGCCCGCCTCAGCGCCTGAGACCCAAAGCTGCGCTGGCGCTGGCGATGGCCATTCACGAGTTGTGCACCAACGCCGCAAAGTTTGGTGCGCTGAGCAATGATAAAGGCTGTGTTCGTATTCATTGGGAAATCCCTCCTTGCAGCACAGGCGAGTGCGTGAATTTGCACTGGAAGGAATCCGGCGGCCCTCCGGTTTCGCCGCCGGTGCGCAAGGGTTTCGGGTCTCGCCTGCTTGAATACGGCTTGGCGGATGAGCTCGATGCCGACGTACGGCTGGCTTATCCGGTCGACGGCGCGGCCTGTGATATCGAGGTTCCGCTACCGTGA